The following proteins are co-located in the Campylobacter concisus genome:
- the tssM gene encoding type VI secretion system membrane subunit TssM produces the protein MAFIDYLRRFFVFFRFKHSTILVASIALSILFWLYAPLIAFNDVYSFASISSRVTILIAFWAVILFFVLIKPLMHYLASQKDEKNNKLKEIKKESMDSFGKAKRNFMLSLKDAKTTWKKDINFKKLPLIMIMGNEGAGKSAFINYSNIEFPLSDSLDTYKKIHKSTTNFNLYISKFGALLDTEGIHFAQESLYQPTATEELPEDDVDKNRDYLLKKSIWSEFLHFLKRNDFNARLSGAVLIIDTKKFLEGTQEYFDELIRYMIKRVNDCEKHLNIKFPIYIVFSKLDLIDGMGDYFRLFNEDVANKALGINLDPNFSKQSLETELKNLSESLFKHLMSKNSISHLLEDKKRSYLFLKQLDNFFALVKDFVTKLSSQNVLKNSSTINGIYFVSAYQENIPINYLTNTICDKYNIKKPLLRAVNNYSKQSYFVKSFLKEIVFKANLNKFGAQNRFTKFVNFVLVAILCAGVYLGSSFILDTKNIKEQNAINNANKISSYLDGKKYKDLSPTQKIELLNLLKQSLNDYPRIFSGDTKFEYITLDTSYKGFTPVKALYYDLNADFFKNTVLTEMENILKNESDPDKLIKAFYMYDSLFDKDYTNVDLFKIWISTNWDKFEKYGVAKDEFLAHIEAILKAENLNITADTVAQSIANTRLSPVQRAQRLYYILEFISFKDDKSFYDIKKDVENLYTVVQEKEAFKPFNKIYTKENLRDFLSKLSSNIDQTAGIESWLMETNSSLKDISSNDKKELSIAVIELYLQNYADKWSQILREIEPNEFSTKKEVIEELDILSKRENPLNSLIKLTNQNTNLNDENLLKYIYSLGFASSEIKRVFSDFSAKFTNYHTLNSNDLLDIISNDVTSVYKKVSDYNFEMLQSNDDKIVYAINGIKNENDPFVVLNNDAKKLPDELNEYYQKLSTLAWKQVENGASALLSTAYRDDVFDDFESLIKPFYPFNEQSPKAVSIEEFKRFFGKNGTWNSFYDRYLKQILSKTADGYKIRPKYVKELRFSRDFLKNIAYIDRISNLMLDSNDELKLNYNLKAVDLSANFSHINISYSNNSLTYDHTIASNLIVSSKNFDISTQFKFNAVSSTGSERKELSFDGEWGWYKILKASNFSSVGVSTLNFDGRRDSYFGFEVTPNGGELLELMDIIPTINLPKKMLY, from the coding sequence ATGGCATTTATCGATTACCTAAGAAGATTTTTTGTCTTTTTTAGATTTAAACACAGTACCATTTTGGTAGCTTCTATTGCATTAAGCATCTTATTTTGGCTTTACGCTCCACTTATAGCTTTTAACGATGTATATAGCTTTGCTAGTATAAGTTCAAGAGTCACTATATTAATTGCATTTTGGGCAGTTATTTTATTTTTTGTTTTAATCAAGCCATTAATGCACTATTTAGCATCTCAAAAAGATGAAAAAAATAATAAGCTAAAAGAGATAAAAAAAGAGTCTATGGATAGCTTTGGTAAGGCAAAAAGAAATTTTATGCTTTCTTTGAAAGATGCCAAAACAACATGGAAAAAAGATATAAATTTTAAAAAATTGCCTTTAATAATGATAATGGGTAATGAAGGTGCTGGAAAGAGCGCGTTTATAAACTACTCAAATATCGAATTTCCACTATCTGATAGTTTAGATACTTATAAAAAAATACATAAAAGTACAACAAACTTTAATCTTTACATTTCAAAATTTGGTGCACTTTTAGATACTGAGGGTATACATTTTGCACAAGAGAGCTTGTACCAGCCAACAGCTACTGAAGAGCTTCCTGAAGATGATGTGGATAAAAATAGGGATTACTTGCTTAAAAAAAGTATCTGGAGTGAATTTTTACACTTTTTAAAACGAAATGATTTTAACGCTAGATTAAGTGGTGCGGTTTTAATCATAGATACTAAAAAATTCCTTGAAGGCACGCAAGAATATTTTGATGAATTAATTAGATATATGATAAAAAGGGTTAATGATTGTGAGAAACATCTAAATATTAAATTCCCTATTTATATTGTTTTTAGCAAACTTGACTTAATAGATGGTATGGGAGATTATTTCAGGCTTTTCAATGAAGATGTGGCAAATAAAGCTCTAGGAATAAACTTAGATCCAAATTTCTCAAAACAATCACTAGAAACTGAACTAAAAAACCTAAGCGAGTCACTATTTAAACATCTCATGAGTAAGAACTCGATTTCGCATTTATTGGAAGATAAAAAACGTTCATATCTCTTTTTAAAACAACTTGACAATTTTTTTGCTTTGGTGAAAGATTTTGTAACAAAGTTAAGCTCTCAAAATGTACTTAAAAATAGCTCAACCATTAATGGAATTTATTTCGTCAGTGCTTATCAAGAAAATATACCTATAAACTACCTTACAAACACTATTTGCGATAAATATAACATTAAAAAACCACTTTTAAGAGCAGTAAACAACTATAGTAAACAAAGCTATTTTGTAAAATCATTTTTAAAAGAGATAGTTTTTAAAGCTAACTTAAATAAATTTGGTGCTCAAAATAGATTTACAAAATTTGTAAATTTTGTTTTAGTAGCCATACTTTGTGCTGGAGTATATTTGGGTTCTAGTTTTATTCTAGACACCAAAAACATAAAAGAGCAAAATGCTATAAATAATGCAAATAAAATTTCTTCATACCTTGATGGCAAAAAATATAAGGATCTCTCTCCAACACAAAAGATTGAGCTTCTAAATTTACTAAAACAAAGTCTAAATGACTATCCAAGAATCTTTAGCGGCGATACTAAATTTGAGTATATAACACTAGATACTTCGTATAAAGGCTTTACTCCAGTTAAAGCACTTTACTATGATTTGAATGCTGATTTTTTCAAAAATACAGTTTTAACTGAAATGGAAAATATACTAAAAAATGAAAGCGATCCAGATAAGCTAATAAAAGCATTTTATATGTATGATTCGCTCTTTGATAAAGACTACACAAATGTGGATTTATTTAAAATTTGGATTAGTACAAACTGGGATAAATTTGAAAAATATGGTGTTGCAAAAGATGAATTTTTAGCTCATATTGAGGCTATCTTAAAGGCAGAAAATTTAAATATAACCGCAGATACAGTTGCTCAAAGTATAGCAAATACGAGACTATCACCTGTTCAAAGAGCACAAAGACTCTACTACATACTTGAGTTCATATCATTCAAAGACGATAAATCTTTTTACGATATTAAAAAAGATGTTGAAAATTTATACACAGTAGTCCAAGAAAAAGAAGCATTTAAGCCATTTAATAAAATTTATACAAAAGAAAATTTAAGAGATTTCTTATCAAAGCTTAGCTCAAACATAGATCAAACAGCTGGAATAGAGTCTTGGCTAATGGAGACAAATTCTTCTTTAAAAGATATTAGCTCAAATGATAAGAAAGAGTTAAGTATTGCTGTAATAGAGCTTTATTTGCAAAACTATGCTGATAAGTGGAGCCAAATTTTAAGAGAAATAGAACCAAATGAATTTAGCACAAAAAAAGAGGTCATAGAAGAGCTCGACATCTTGTCAAAGAGAGAAAATCCTTTAAATTCTTTAATAAAATTAACTAATCAAAATACAAATTTAAATGATGAGAATTTACTAAAATATATCTATTCTCTAGGATTTGCTTCAAGTGAGATAAAGCGTGTTTTCAGTGATTTTAGTGCTAAATTTACTAACTATCATACGTTAAATTCTAATGACTTGCTAGATATTATAAGCAACGATGTAACAAGCGTTTATAAAAAAGTTAGTGACTATAACTTCGAAATGCTTCAAAGTAACGATGATAAAATAGTTTATGCAATAAATGGTATAAAAAATGAAAACGACCCATTCGTTGTCTTAAATAATGATGCTAAGAAGCTTCCAGATGAGTTAAATGAATATTATCAAAAGTTATCGACACTTGCGTGGAAACAAGTAGAAAATGGCGCTTCAGCGCTTTTATCAACAGCATATAGAGATGATGTTTTTGATGATTTTGAAAGTCTTATCAAGCCATTTTATCCATTTAACGAACAATCTCCAAAGGCTGTCAGTATAGAAGAATTTAAAAGATTCTTTGGCAAAAATGGAACTTGGAATAGCTTTTATGATAGATATCTAAAACAAATCTTAAGTAAAACCGCTGATGGTTACAAAATAAGACCAAAATACGTAAAAGAGCTAAGATTTAGTAGGGATTTCCTTAAAAATATTGCCTATATAGACAGAATTTCAAATTTAATGCTTGATTCAAATGATGAGCTAAAATTAAATTATAATTTAAAAGCTGTCGACTTATCGGCAAATTTTAGCCATATAAATATTAGCTATTCTAATAACTCTTTGACTTACGATCATACAATTGCCTCAAATTTGATAGTTTCAAGCAAAAATTTTGATATATCAACACAGTTTAAATTCAACGCAGTTTCAAGTACTGGAAGTGAGAGAAAAGAACTAAGCTTTGATGGAGAATGGGGCTGGTATAAGATATTAAAAGCTTCAAATTTTAGTAGCGTTGGCGTTAGTACGCTTAATTTTGATGGTAGAAGAGATTCGTATTTTGGCTTTGAAGTAACACCAAATGGAGGAGAGCTTTTAGAGCTTATGGATATCATACCAACGATAAATTTACCAAAGAAGATGCTTTATTAA
- a CDS encoding type VI secretion system baseplate subunit TssG, translating into MNKELNQASFFKLVKNCLKHHDRRDIFLKNSPSFAYPINELESLNKEEVVKIVVNFMGLLGSGSHLTSYILEKISKSSDNNFEKFFDFFDNYLLWLFFDSISLKNYTRSFEKELDDKISNILLDILNINNKKLAKKFLPFSPLIISQRRPKREIEFALQRHFNLKNKLFLLENLSNQIFIAPSNLNSLGIKNRALGRNFILGKKLFEKQTKIAVYINGIDYEEAIDFFPKRRKFKELQDTLIFFTNNEFVADLYIKINYSPKMQLKLGIDEGYSKIGLGARLKSNKNMSNFIKFRLCS; encoded by the coding sequence ATGAACAAAGAACTAAATCAAGCTTCTTTTTTTAAGTTAGTAAAAAACTGCCTAAAGCACCACGATAGAAGAGATATTTTTTTAAAAAATAGCCCAAGTTTTGCTTATCCGATTAATGAGCTTGAAAGCTTAAATAAAGAGGAAGTAGTAAAAATTGTCGTAAATTTTATGGGTCTTTTGGGAAGTGGCTCGCATCTTACAAGCTATATTTTAGAAAAGATCTCAAAGAGTAGCGATAATAATTTCGAGAAATTTTTTGACTTTTTTGACAATTACTTGCTTTGGCTTTTCTTTGATAGCATTAGTCTAAAAAATTATACAAGATCCTTTGAAAAAGAGCTTGATGATAAAATTTCAAATATTTTATTGGATATATTAAACATAAACAATAAAAAATTAGCAAAAAAATTCTTACCATTTTCTCCGCTTATCATTAGCCAAAGAAGGCCTAAAAGAGAGATTGAGTTTGCCTTGCAGCGTCATTTTAATTTAAAAAATAAACTATTTTTGCTGGAAAATTTATCAAATCAAATTTTCATAGCGCCTTCAAATTTAAATTCGCTTGGCATCAAAAATAGGGCTTTAGGCAGAAATTTTATACTTGGTAAAAAGCTTTTTGAGAAACAAACTAAAATAGCAGTTTATATAAATGGCATAGATTATGAAGAAGCTATTGATTTTTTCCCAAAAAGAAGAAAATTTAAAGAGCTTCAAGATACTCTTATCTTTTTTACGAACAATGAATTTGTTGCCGATTTATACATAAAAATAAACTATTCTCCAAAGATGCAATTAAAGCTTGGGATAGATGAAGGTTATAGTAAAATAGGCCTTGGTGCAAGGCTTAAAAGTAATAAAAATATGTCAAATTTTATAAAATTTAGGCTCTGCTCTTAA
- the tssF gene encoding type VI secretion system baseplate subunit TssF — translation MDYNENNLAYFQKEMAYLDETRALFIKNFPKVAPFLDTKSKDPDVESIIENMAILTSRIRQELDENIPLIAESLVNILMPSYTNPFPSVCMQEFTLRDDFSGVREFIPKGSIVESKQINGITCKFQTIFDINLLPLKITKAFISNNKSDYLLNLNISVTKEELSTKELDIDFLNLYLGDNVYFSSTLLMWLKNYLKFITISFEDSDQEIKLSPDKLSLDEFDERLIKSDEFGFEAFELLKELSFFPSKLNFVRLNGLSFLKNFSTKSFNIKFIFSKDMPSGYVPRLEYFSLFATPAINLFAMSTEPILNNNRRSEYRIFLDRSNIDAYEIVSISKVVAHSSNNEKRILKNYKSFERFEFLNDERAKDYYFVSNKTDIKLNSYKEISFFKSDTKDQTISIDVLCCNGDLPCKLKLGEIDRVLSHQGVTTKNLTIPTSVKRVKIDGNLLWKLVSILSFSYQSILEKGSFLALLNTFSAPDDEFFKKFANSLYDIKTKQIYRVDQGFAKRGLLCIFYIDESEFESIGNVYVLGINLAKFLSKFASINSFCELKIKCIKSKILLNYDFLGGTKKLI, via the coding sequence ATGGATTATAATGAAAATAATCTAGCTTATTTTCAAAAAGAGATGGCATATCTTGATGAAACAAGAGCCCTTTTTATTAAAAATTTTCCAAAAGTAGCACCATTTTTAGATACTAAAAGCAAAGATCCTGATGTTGAGAGCATAATAGAAAATATGGCTATTTTAACATCTAGAATCAGGCAAGAATTAGATGAAAATATCCCACTAATCGCTGAGTCTTTAGTAAATATCTTAATGCCAAGCTATACAAATCCTTTTCCATCAGTTTGTATGCAAGAATTTACCTTAAGAGATGACTTCTCGGGGGTAAGAGAATTTATACCAAAAGGAAGTATAGTCGAGTCAAAGCAGATCAATGGCATAACGTGCAAATTTCAAACGATCTTTGACATAAATTTGCTTCCATTAAAGATAACAAAAGCTTTTATATCAAACAATAAGAGTGATTATCTTCTAAATTTAAATATAAGCGTTACAAAGGAGGAGCTTAGCACTAAAGAACTTGATATAGATTTTTTAAATTTATATCTTGGAGATAATGTTTATTTCTCTTCTACGCTCTTAATGTGGCTAAAAAATTACTTAAAATTTATTACAATAAGTTTTGAAGATAGCGATCAAGAGATAAAGTTAAGCCCTGATAAACTTAGTTTAGATGAGTTTGATGAGCGTTTGATAAAGAGTGATGAGTTTGGATTTGAAGCATTTGAGCTTTTAAAAGAGCTATCATTTTTCCCTTCAAAGTTAAATTTTGTGCGATTAAACGGTCTTAGCTTTCTTAAAAATTTTTCTACAAAAAGCTTTAATATTAAATTCATATTTTCAAAAGATATGCCAAGTGGATATGTGCCAAGGCTAGAGTATTTTTCTCTTTTTGCTACGCCCGCAATAAATTTATTTGCAATGAGTACTGAGCCTATTTTGAATAATAATAGGCGAAGCGAATATAGAATTTTTCTAGATCGCTCAAATATCGATGCTTATGAAATCGTTTCAATCAGTAAGGTGGTCGCTCATAGTAGTAATAATGAAAAAAGGATATTGAAAAACTATAAAAGTTTTGAGAGATTTGAATTTTTAAATGATGAGCGAGCAAAAGATTATTATTTTGTCAGCAATAAAACAGATATAAAACTAAACTCTTATAAAGAAATTTCCTTTTTTAAAAGCGACACTAAAGATCAGACCATTAGCATAGATGTACTTTGTTGCAATGGTGATTTACCTTGCAAGCTAAAACTTGGCGAGATAGATAGAGTTTTGTCCCACCAAGGTGTAACAACTAAAAATTTAACCATTCCAACTAGTGTAAAGCGAGTAAAAATAGATGGAAATCTTCTTTGGAAACTGGTTAGCATATTATCTTTTAGCTATCAAAGTATACTAGAGAAGGGCTCTTTTTTAGCACTTCTTAATACCTTTAGCGCGCCAGATGATGAGTTTTTTAAAAAATTTGCAAACTCGCTTTATGATATAAAAACAAAGCAAATTTATAGAGTTGACCAAGGCTTTGCAAAAAGGGGGTTGCTTTGTATATTCTATATAGATGAAAGCGAATTTGAGAGTATCGGAAATGTCTATGTTTTAGGTATAAATTTGGCTAAATTTTTATCAAAATTTGCATCAATTAATTCATTTTGCGAGCTTAAAATAAAGTGTATAAAGAGTAAAATTTTGCTTAATTATGACTTTTTAGGTGGTACAAAAAAGTTAATATGA
- a CDS encoding type VI secretion system baseplate subunit TssE, translated as MSLIDKILYEFSDESKLRPYFKDLDSDIKDHIDTILNSRLGNYGRLNDSIIDLWSMGIEINELGHKLGMAIYELISSNENRIEVTSIGYDDSLKPWRIIFNINYKHKNDNFKEYLLKVIFKNNRYCEIL; from the coding sequence ATGTCGCTGATAGATAAAATTTTATATGAATTTAGTGACGAATCAAAACTACGTCCATATTTTAAAGATCTAGACAGCGACATAAAAGACCATATAGACACAATTTTAAACTCAAGACTTGGTAATTATGGTCGCTTAAATGATAGTATTATCGATCTTTGGTCGATGGGTATTGAAATAAATGAGCTTGGTCATAAACTTGGCATGGCGATATATGAACTAATCAGCTCAAATGAGAATAGAATAGAAGTAACATCTATCGGATACGATGACTCATTAAAGCCTTGGCGTATCATCTTTAATATAAACTACAAGCATAAAAACGATAATTTCAAAGAGTATTTGCTAAAAGTTATTTTTAAAAACAATAGATATTGTGAGATTTTATAA
- the tssC gene encoding type VI secretion system contractile sheath large subunit: MSETKVKTPIIESIMQRSKYSKDDESYSVVKQGVAEFISNIITTNNAEDKINKLALDEMIAHIDTLLSAQMDEILHNKSFQELESTWRGIRFLVERTNFNENVKIDLLDATKEEILDDFENNLDITQSTLYKQIYSAEYGQFGGEPVGAIVADYELDKSNQDMTFLNKMSSIAAMSHSPLLTSLSAKFFGLDNFGELENIKDLKSMLEGPQYTRWRTFRENEDAKYTGCMVNRFLTRSPYVPEDNPIKSFNYRETVNSHDDMLWGNGAYAFATRLTDSFADYRWCGNIIGPKGGGAVKDLPTYTYENYGSVQTKIPTEVLITDRREFELSENGFIALILRRDSNNAAFFSANSALKPKIFPNTPEGKAAETNFRLGTQLPYVFLISRLAHYLKVLQREEIGTWKERSDVERGLNEWLRQYISDQENPPADVRSRRPFRSAKVIVSDIAGEPGWYKIELLARPHFKFMGANFELSLVGKLDKE, from the coding sequence ATGTCTGAAACTAAAGTTAAAACTCCTATCATTGAAAGCATAATGCAAAGGAGTAAATATTCAAAAGATGACGAGAGTTATAGTGTTGTAAAGCAAGGAGTTGCTGAGTTTATTTCAAATATAATAACAACAAATAATGCTGAAGATAAAATAAATAAGCTCGCACTTGATGAGATGATAGCTCACATTGATACCCTTTTATCTGCTCAAATGGATGAAATTTTACATAATAAATCTTTCCAAGAGCTAGAATCAACTTGGCGTGGAATTAGGTTTTTGGTCGAGAGAACAAATTTTAATGAAAATGTAAAAATTGATCTTTTAGACGCTACAAAAGAAGAAATTTTAGATGATTTTGAAAATAATCTAGATATAACTCAAAGTACACTTTATAAACAAATTTATTCAGCTGAATATGGACAATTTGGTGGTGAGCCAGTTGGTGCGATAGTGGCTGATTATGAGTTAGATAAATCAAATCAAGATATGACTTTTTTAAATAAAATGTCATCAATTGCTGCCATGAGCCATTCACCGCTTCTTACATCTCTTTCTGCTAAATTTTTCGGACTTGATAATTTTGGTGAGCTTGAAAATATAAAAGATCTAAAAAGCATGCTAGAAGGCCCACAATATACAAGATGGAGAACTTTTAGAGAAAATGAAGATGCAAAATACACAGGTTGTATGGTAAATAGATTTCTTACAAGATCTCCTTATGTGCCAGAGGATAATCCTATAAAGAGCTTTAATTATAGAGAAACTGTAAATAGTCACGATGATATGCTTTGGGGCAATGGAGCTTATGCGTTTGCTACAAGGCTTACAGATAGTTTTGCTGATTATAGATGGTGCGGCAATATCATTGGACCAAAAGGTGGCGGTGCCGTAAAAGATCTTCCAACTTATACTTATGAAAATTATGGAAGCGTTCAAACAAAAATTCCAACCGAAGTTTTGATTACAGATAGAAGAGAATTTGAACTTTCAGAAAATGGATTTATCGCTCTTATTTTAAGAAGAGATAGCAATAACGCTGCATTTTTCTCAGCAAACTCTGCGTTAAAGCCTAAAATTTTCCCAAATACTCCAGAAGGTAAAGCTGCTGAGACAAATTTCAGGCTCGGAACTCAACTGCCTTATGTGTTCTTGATCTCTCGTTTGGCTCATTATCTAAAAGTGCTTCAAAGAGAAGAGATAGGTACATGGAAAGAGCGTAGCGATGTTGAGCGCGGCTTAAATGAATGGCTAAGACAATACATCTCAGATCAGGAAAACCCACCAGCAGATGTTAGAAGTAGAAGACCATTTAGAAGTGCAAAAGTAATCGTCAGTGATATAGCTGGTGAGCCTGGTTGGTATAAAATAGAGCTTTTGGCTAGACCTCACTTTAAATTTATGGGAGCAAATTTCGAGCTTTCTTTGGTCGGAAAACTAGACAAAGAGTAA
- the tssB gene encoding type VI secretion system contractile sheath small subunit, translating into MADNLIPPKERINIVYKTKTNDQEADVELPLKLMVVANLTGENQTPLEDREVISINKINFDQVMKSLDIHTNFSVKNKLNSNNEDLNVDLDFESIHDFNPDNIINQIPELKKLLQLRKALVALKGPMGNMPDFRKAVLEAIKDEDSRKQLLLEIKDEQDKE; encoded by the coding sequence ATGGCAGATAATCTAATCCCACCAAAAGAACGCATAAATATAGTTTATAAAACTAAGACAAATGACCAAGAGGCTGATGTAGAGCTTCCATTAAAACTTATGGTAGTTGCAAATTTAACTGGTGAAAACCAAACTCCACTTGAAGATCGTGAAGTGATTTCTATCAATAAAATAAATTTTGATCAGGTTATGAAAAGCTTAGATATTCATACAAATTTCTCTGTAAAAAATAAGCTAAATTCTAATAATGAAGACTTAAATGTTGATCTTGATTTTGAAAGCATCCATGATTTTAATCCAGATAATATTATAAATCAAATTCCTGAGCTAAAAAAACTTTTGCAGCTTAGAAAAGCTTTAGTTGCGCTAAAAGGTCCTATGGGTAATATGCCTGATTTTAGAAAAGCGGTTTTAGAAGCTATAAAAGATGAAGATAGTAGAAAACAACTTCTTTTAGAGATTAAAGACGAACAAGATAAGGAATAA
- a CDS encoding type VI secretion system domain-containing protein, whose protein sequence is MQDNFCNQFNEDFLENELYISLTDEMSKYKTLMHDSIKWDYVFSSSLKALSEFSLDAKLLNFLAISAINLNDKEAFKTLIKAFAFFLSILKKESNLLAKNEKQLPAKKKIIAQTIELFTQANDKALDQADAKAFNDLVPELSQELGTHFDTLYIEEKKEEILKAKEPKVVTKTEPTYHQSVSFSSNDISTFNDREFREYFINLSLMLLKSDIKNFTAYALIFEAMWGRIKTLPSSSDQITQIRYPDENLIMLFKKSNELNLDNLEKFIRNLALNPFWIEGIKIFCEFLNSAGLARQSDLICDMVLNFIDKFPDIKKLKFQSGEAFFSEDVNKFFIKSNSLEFTSSSDSKKDMSFEDLIKELDKSKHASSAQGELNFMLELSKIFTAQGMNNNAKATYAQIVNFIENTELKDYLSDIYIKAKTFV, encoded by the coding sequence GTGCAAGATAATTTTTGTAATCAATTTAACGAAGATTTTTTAGAGAATGAGCTTTATATTAGTTTAACTGATGAAATGTCAAAGTATAAAACTTTGATGCATGATAGCATAAAGTGGGATTACGTATTTAGCTCATCTTTAAAAGCCCTAAGTGAGTTTAGCCTTGATGCTAAGCTTTTAAATTTCTTAGCGATTTCTGCTATAAATTTAAATGACAAAGAGGCTTTTAAGACACTTATAAAAGCTTTTGCCTTTTTTCTATCTATTTTAAAAAAAGAGTCAAATTTACTTGCGAAAAATGAAAAACAACTACCTGCTAAAAAAAAGATAATAGCTCAAACAATAGAGCTTTTTACGCAAGCTAATGATAAAGCTTTGGATCAAGCTGACGCAAAAGCGTTTAATGATCTTGTGCCTGAGCTTTCGCAAGAGCTTGGCACACATTTTGATACACTTTATATAGAAGAAAAAAAAGAAGAAATTTTAAAAGCTAAAGAGCCAAAAGTCGTCACTAAAACTGAGCCAACTTACCATCAAAGCGTTTCATTTAGTAGCAATGACATTAGTACATTTAATGATAGAGAATTTAGAGAATATTTTATAAATTTATCACTAATGCTTTTAAAGAGTGATATTAAAAATTTTACCGCTTATGCTTTAATTTTTGAAGCAATGTGGGGCAGAATAAAGACGCTTCCATCAAGTAGCGATCAAATAACGCAGATACGTTATCCTGATGAAAATCTAATTATGCTTTTTAAAAAAAGTAACGAACTAAATCTTGACAATTTAGAAAAATTTATAAGAAATTTAGCACTTAACCCATTTTGGATAGAAGGCATTAAGATATTTTGTGAGTTTTTAAATAGTGCTGGACTTGCAAGGCAAAGTGATCTTATTTGTGATATGGTTTTAAATTTTATTGATAAATTTCCAGATATAAAAAAGCTCAAATTTCAAAGCGGAGAAGCTTTTTTTAGTGAAGATGTAAATAAATTTTTTATTAAAAGCAACTCTTTGGAATTTACTTCCAGTAGTGATAGTAAAAAAGATATGAGTTTTGAAGATCTAATAAAAGAACTAGACAAAAGCAAGCATGCTTCAAGTGCTCAAGGCGAGCTTAATTTTATGCTTGAATTATCAAAAATTTTTACTGCTCAAGGTATGAATAATAATGCAAAAGCTACCTATGCACAAATAGTTAATTTCATAGAAAATACCGAGCTTAAAGATTATTTATCAGACATATATATAAAGGCAAAAACATTTGTGTGA
- the icmH gene encoding type IVB secretion system protein IcmH/DotU: MNENQNETSVLSQTNLLGLGTNLALDHVLPLLLLANRVSKLQNFSQSEMANLREKLINDILSTTSKISNLGIYEEDDIIRLRYCLCVFIDESLLKNEIFMNSFWANNTLTTRFFNENLGGNKFFGIMDKWFENVGKNKDFLEFIYACLVLGYKGKYETQEDCNEKISYLCENIAAAVSPLIKADENVFEKSYLKQTKKSFLEVFSLKRLKFYFILLAIAMIAAAFLYSTYSMDQNNIRNDSVLNNKIENFMDNK, encoded by the coding sequence ATGAACGAAAATCAAAATGAAACCTCAGTTTTAAGTCAAACAAATCTTTTAGGTCTTGGCACAAATCTTGCACTAGATCACGTATTGCCATTACTTCTTTTGGCAAATAGGGTTTCAAAATTACAAAATTTTTCACAAAGCGAAATGGCAAATTTACGTGAAAAATTGATAAATGATATCTTAAGCACTACTTCAAAGATATCAAATCTAGGTATTTACGAGGAAGACGATATTATTAGGCTTAGATATTGCCTTTGTGTTTTTATAGATGAGAGCTTGCTAAAAAATGAAATTTTTATGAACAGCTTTTGGGCCAATAATACCCTGACAACAAGATTTTTTAATGAAAATCTAGGTGGAAATAAATTCTTTGGCATTATGGATAAGTGGTTTGAAAATGTTGGCAAAAATAAAGATTTCTTAGAATTTATATATGCTTGTTTGGTGCTTGGTTATAAAGGAAAATATGAAACCCAAGAAGATTGCAATGAAAAAATTTCTTATCTTTGTGAAAATATAGCTGCAGCCGTTTCTCCGCTCATAAAGGCCGATGAAAATGTATTTGAAAAGAGTTACTTAAAACAGACAAAGAAAAGCTTTCTTGAGGTATTTTCGCTAAAGCGTTTAAAATTTTATTTCATTTTGCTAGCCATTGCTATGATCGCAGCCGCGTTTTTATATAGTACATATTCTATGGATCAAAACAATATCAGAAACGATAGTGTCCTAAATAATAAGATAGAGAATTTTATGGATAACAAGTAA